From the genome of Lotus japonicus ecotype B-129 chromosome 6, LjGifu_v1.2, one region includes:
- the LOC130725153 gene encoding uncharacterized protein LOC130725153, which translates to MEANNEEINWNSFRTAFLEKYFPTSARDEREAQFLTLRQGNMSVPEFAAKLESLAKYFQFFHDHVDERYMCKRFVNGLRLDIEDSVRPLGIMLRSGSQNYQGKGRFQNKKPYQRPAGRGFTSGSYRPMAGTAGGSGDQAVNRNVNCFKCGKLGHYANACTDARPKCFNCDKFGHTASQCRAPKTEPSVNTTRGKRPAAKARVYTMDGEEAEGVDGLIRGNCEIDGSFEELCEVQEGDCKESFEKQAGKPTGEGFSLNTR; encoded by the exons atggaagccaacaatgaagaaatcAACTGGAATTCTTTCCGAACTgcatttctggagaagtattttccaactagtgctcgggatgagcgagaGGCACAGTTCCTGACACTTCGCCAAGGAAACATGTCTGTACCTGAATTTGCTGCTAAATTGGAGTCTTTGGCTAAGTATTTCCAATTTTTCCATGATCATGTggatgaacgctacatgtgtaagcgttttgtcaatggactgaggcTGGATATTGAGGATTctgtgaggccactgggaatcatgc tgagatcaggttctcaaaattacCAAGGAAAAGGGAGATTTCAGAACAAGAAACCATATCAACGCCCTGCTGGAAGAGGGTTTAcctcaggatcttacagacctatggccggtactgctggaggttctggagatCAGGCTGTGAACAGGAATGTAAATTGTTTCAAGTGCGGAAAgctggggcactatgctaatgcgtgTACAGACGCGAGGCCTAAGTGCTTTAATTGTGACAAGTTTGGGCACACTGCCAGTCAGTGTAGGGCACCCAAGACTGAACCGTCTGTCAACACTACtagaggaaagcgtcctgcggcCAAAGCAAGAGTGtataccatggatggtgaagaggctgaaggagttgATGGTCTAATCAGAGGaaattgcgagattgacg gttcgtttgaagaACTTTGTGAAGTTCAAGAGGGAGATTGTAAGGAAAGCTTTGAGAAGCAAGCTGGAAAACCAACCGGTGAGGGtttctcactgaatactagataa